Proteins from one Fragaria vesca subsp. vesca linkage group LG6, FraVesHawaii_1.0, whole genome shotgun sequence genomic window:
- the LOC101312272 gene encoding 60S ribosomal protein L37-3-like, which produces MGKGTGSFGKRRNKTHTLCVRCGRRSFHLQKSRCSACAYPAARTRKFNWSVKAIRRKTTGTGRMRYLRNVPRRFKSGFREGTEAAPRKKGAAASA; this is translated from the exons ATG GGTAAGGGGACTGGAAGTTTCGGTAAGAGGAGGAACAAGACCCACACTCTCTGTGTGAGATGTGGCCGCCGCAGCTTCCATCTCCAGAAGAGTCGCTGCTCTGCTTGTGCCTACCCTGCTGCCCGCACCAGGAAAT TTAACTGGAGTGTGAAGGCTATCAGAAGGAAGACCACTGGGACCGGAAGGATGAGGTATCTGCGCAATGTGCCTCGCAGGTTCAAGAGCGGTTTCAGAGAAG GGACTGAAGCTGCACCAAGGAAGAAGGGAGCTGCAGCTTCTGCTTAA
- the LOC101301713 gene encoding uncharacterized protein LOC101301713, with protein MVIERRENEIIPSYKLVMLHEREEVDVDGKEEVGEALVGTETVVGEAVDAQRGPIRRSHHSPTDPPAPFFSRTPRLHKSTWPTFSNIDISQAKVIIATSGNTPTSEDLQLLRLPNSTSARFEFDDPGPFTLNLGKFCLNFSHADDDLELNIHVFVTVKSGIVRLGLYCNAIDHVDDEVNRQFLLDVFRDKGGNRYGWGE; from the exons ATGGTGATCGAAAGAAGAGAGAATGAGATTATACCAAGCTATAAACTAGTGATGCTTCATGAG AGAGAGGAGGTCGACGTTGACGGCAAGGAAGAGGTTGGTGAAGCCCTAGTCGGCACTGAAACAGTCGTTGGCGAAGCCGTCGACGCTCAGCGAGGCCCAATTCGTCGTTCACATCATTCTCCGACTGATCCCCCAGCGCCGTTCTTCTCCAGAACGCCGAGGCTGCACAAATCGACATGGCCGACCTTCTCCAACATCGATATCTCGCAGGCGAAGGTGATCATAGCAACTTCCGGCAACACCCCGACCTCCGAGGACCTCCAACTGCTTCGGCTTCCTAATTCGACCTCGGCTCGCTTCGAATTCGATGATCCAGGACCGTTCACTCTCAACCTTGGCAAATTTTGCCTCAATTTCAGTCACGCCGACGACGATTTGGAGCTCAACATTCACGTCTTTGTGACTGTTAAGTCCG GTATTGTGAGGTTGGGGCTTTACTGCAATGCTATTGACCATGTGGATGATGAAGTGAATAGGCAGTTCTTATTGGATGTTTTTCGTGACAAAGGAGGGAATCGGTATGGTTGGGGCGAATGA
- the LOC101302000 gene encoding uncharacterized protein LOC101302000 encodes MNMLHDVFQYASRYEEEAVDDDAPNVNEAVDMSYYEKYNRLLEQAQTPVLLESHYKTKKILGHLGLDYVKIHTCKNNCVLFYGDYKHVIYCPICNGPRYDEEVFSDKGKPVPVKVLRYFSLTPSLQRLYMSSETAEEMRWHGLPREDDGVLRHPSNGEAWKSFDASFLDFTEDVRNVRLGLTADGFNPSGNMTLSHSIWPVILMPYNLPPWMCMKKENNFLALLIPGPNSPRKCLDVYLRPLIDELKELWENGIPTFDRHNKTSFRMRAVVMWTISDFPGYGMLSSHTTQGYKGCPICLENVDASRHTDRIVYLGHRRWLPMNHEWRLDADAFDGREEHREPPPIQSGDEILYKLNSFDFGYLSSDKDVLAQNPVCLAALDNWHHKSIFFELPYWSTLRIRHNLDVMHIEKNVCDNVVGTILDIKDKTKDSIKARDDLQKMGLRRHLWVKRTTSRQVFMPIAPYSVKPAFKPKVFSWFNDVKYP; translated from the exons ATGAATATGCTACATGATGTTTTCCAGTATGCTTCAAGATATGAAGAAGAGGCAGTTGATGATGATGCCCCCAATGTTAATGAGGCAGTTGACATGTCTTATTATGAGAAGTATAACAGGCTTCTCGAACAAGCCCAGACACCAGT ACTTCTTGAGAGTCATTATAAGACAAAAAAGATCTTGGGTCACCTCGGCCTTGATTATGTGAAGATCCATACCTGCAAGAATAATTGCGTGCTCTTTTACGGAGATTACAAGCATGTTATTTACTGTCCCATTTGCAATGGGCCGAGGTATGATGAGGAGGTTTTTTCAGATAAAGGGAAACCTGTTCCTGTGAAAGTGCTTCGTTATTTCTCGTTAACTCCGAGTTTGCAACGTTTGTATATGTCATCAGAGACTGCAGAGGAGATGAGATGGCACGGTCTTCCTAGGGAAGATGACGGTGTTCTGAGACACCCCTCAAATGGGGAGGCTTGGAAATCTTTTGACGCATCATTTCTTGATTTTACGGAAGACGTTCGAAATGTAAGGCTCGGACTAACAGCAGACGGGTTCAATCCTAGCGGCAATATGACTCTGTCTCATAGTATTTGGCCTGTTATTTTAATGCCGTACAACTTACCACCGTGGATGTGTATGAAGAAGGAAAATAATTTTCTGGCATTGTTAATTCCAGGTCCCAATTCTCCGAGAAAGTGTCTAGATGTGTATTTGAGACCATTGATTGATGAGCTAAAAGAATTATGGGAAAATGGAATCCCCACTTTTGACAGACATAATAAAACTTCATTTAGGATGAGGGCAGTCGTGATGTGGACAATTAGCGACTTTCCTGGCTACGGTATGTTATCTTCTCATACCACTCAAGGGTACAAGGGTTGTCCCATCTGCTTAGAGAATGTTGATGCTAGTCGTCACACGGATAGAATTGTTTACCTGGGTCACCGTAGATGGCTTCCAATGAATCATGAATGGCGGCTTGATGCAGATGCATTCGATGGCAGGGAAGAGCATCGTGAACCACCCCCTATTCAGTCTGGGGATGAAATTTTATACAAGTTGAACTCTTTTGATTTTGGATATTTGAGTAGTGATAAAGATGTCTTGGCCCAAAATCCTGTGTGTCTTGCTGCACTTGACAATTGGCATCATAAGAGTATTTTCTTTGAATTACCTTACTGGTCCACTTTGAGAATTAGACACAACCTAGATGTCATGCACATAGAAAAGAATGTTTGTGACAACGTGGTGGGAACAATTCTCGACATTAAAGACAAGACAAAAGACAGTATCAAAGCGCGGGATGATTTGCAAAAGATGGGCTTACGGCGTCATTTATGGGTAAAAAGGACGACGTCAAGACAAGTGTTTATGCCTATTGCACCTTACTCGGTGAAGCCCGCTTTCAAGCCTAAAGTTTTCAGTTGGTTCAATGATGTTAAGTATCCTTAA
- the LOC101312561 gene encoding uncharacterized protein LOC101312561 — protein sequence MSAQRQLVNVRDLVEEAKKRIVFLAVCVVGLSYLMSLTSSNVLVNLPAAASLIVILRYLSLDYDMRRKTAAYNNRPPPANNAIQSKPVPLPNTVGRSEWRRKVNSPVVEDAIENFTRHLVSEFVTDLWYSRLTPDKQGPEELVCIVNSVIGELSARLRNINLIDLLTRDLISLICSHLELFRITQAKIPKQQSGLLTIEKRDMELRLILDAENKLHPALFSAEAEHKVLQHLMDGLISFTFKREDLQCTLFRYIVRELLACAVMRPVLNLASPRFINERIEQLVIKMNESKGITMVQEESQSKQEESSMISSDHFSKYLDPSVTGVELVQLKNGQSRTSVDRPAAEKVNGSKDPLLSIDTPSSRPWNSLRMNSQSINERVIERHNSGGEWGDMLDLISRRKTQALAPENFENMWAKGRDYRKTEGENPIKEQVPKGPSGGKSIPGTDKEIVSKLNQVKVNNSFRPQGQNISNHSSVALDQEDDQHSPTRLVETDSGSSTSYTSEDEESDGATGLDSPGTKVWDGRSNRGMTVSHIHHPLENSGRHIAKKSRKGNMKFQRPRQKRSTPSNKKLHVWQEVERTSFLSGDGQDILKSPKGHAHIEDSSDDSENESFGRINSGAATSSSAPSISLTSLKSSLAVDTFFKLKCEVLGANIVKSGSKTFAVYSISVTDANNNSWSIKRRFRHFEELHRRLKEFPQYNLHLPPKHFLSSGLDLLVVQERCKLLDKYIKELMQLPTISGSIEVWDFLSVDSQTYLFTNSFSIIETLSVGLDDKQSEKSKRVLNFGEPVVDPSSLKREQIGIGIRDSTLQVKNNAVGDGQRLNAKGSSSVKNRGKDFGKPLNTPSTCSGTGGPKQASSLINSGRTSKGRKEQESELFLDAATDPTLPTEWVPPNLSVPILDLVDVIFQLQDGGWIRRKAFWVAKQILQLGMGDAFDDWLIEKIQLLRKGSIVASGIKRVEQILWPDGIFISKHPKRRPQPSTNLPQNSPQGQRPSEISSPRLDEQQQQDADRRAKFVYELMIDNAPAAIVSLVGTKEYDKCAKDLYYFLQSSVCLKQLAYDLIELLLSSAFPELEYVFKEVHEEKHKFGEFKAQ from the exons ATGAGTGCGCAGAGGCAGCTGGTTAATGTCCGTGACCTTGTTGAGGAAGCCAAGAAACGAATTGTCTTCCTCGCCGTTTGCGTTGTTGGCTTGTCATATCTCATGTCTT TGACAAGCTCCAATGTTTTGGTCAACTTGCCTGCTGCTGCTTCCTTGATTGTAATCCTTCGCTACTTATCTCTGGATTATGACATGCGAAGAAAAACTGCAGCGTACAACAATAGACCACCCCCTGCAAATAATGCTATCCAAAGCAAACCAGTTCCACTGCCTAACACGGTTGGAAGGTCTGAGTGGAGAAGAAAAGTTAATTCTCCTGTTGTTGAGGACGCTATAGAAAACTTTACCAGGCATCTAGTTTCTGAGTTTGTGACAGATCTTTGGTATTCTCGTCTAACACCAGATAAACAAGGTCCAGAGGAACTTGTGTGCATTGTCAACAGTGTTATTGGGGAGCTTTCAGCACGCTTGAGGAATATAAATCTTATTGATCTTCTCACAAG GGACCTTATCAGTCTCATATGCTCTCACTTGGAGCTTTTTCGCATAACACAAGCAAAGATTCCAAAGCAACAATCAGGATTGCTGACAATTGAAAAACGAGATATGGAATTAAGACTCATCTTGGATGCTGAAAACAAATTGCACCCTGCTCTATTTTCTGCTGAAGCGGAGCACAAG GTTTTGCAGCATCTGATGGATGGCCTTATTTCTTTCACATTCAAGCGTGAAGATCTGCAGTGCACTTTGTTCCGTTATATTGTCAGAGAGCTTCTTGCTTGTGCAGTAATGCGACCTGTCCTCAACTTGGCTAGTCCAAG GTTTATTAATGAAAGAATTGAACAGTTGGTTATAAAGATGAACGAATCTAAAGGTATTACCATGGTACAAGAGGAATCTCAGTCCAAACAAGAGGAGTCGTCGATGATTTCATCCGATCACTTCTCTAAGTACTTAGACCCTTCTGTTACCGGTGTTGAACTCGTTCAATTGAAAAATGGACAGTCCAGAACTTCAGTAGACAGACCTGCAGCAGAAAAGGTGAATGGATCAAAAGACCCATTGCTTTCGATTGATACCCCATCTTCTCGTCCATGGAACTCATTGCGAATGAACTCCCAAAGTATCAACGAAAGAGTCATAGAACGGCATAACTCAGGAGGAGAATGGGGAGATATGTTAGATCTGATATCTCGCAGAAAGACTCAAGCCCTTGCTCCTGAAAATTTTGAAAATATGTGGGCAAAAGGGAGAGATTACAGAAAGACGGAAGGTGAAAATCCGATAAAGGAGCAAGTACCAAAGGGTCCCTCAGGAGGGAAGTCGATTCCAGGCACAGATAAGGAAATTGTATCTAAGCTCAATCAGGTTAAGGTGAACAACTCTTTCCGCCCACAAGGTCAAAACATATCAAATCACTCTTCAGTTGCTTTGGATCAGGAAGACGATCAACACAGTCCTACGCGGTTGGTGGAGACTGACTCAGGAAGCAGTACTTCTTATACTTCTGAAGATGAAGAAAGCGACGGTGCAACAGGTCTTGATTCTCCTGGAACTAAAGTTTGGGATGGTAGAAGTAATAGAGGTATGACTGTATCTCACATCCATCACCCACTTGAAAATTCTGGACGCCATATTGCAAAAAAGTCTCGTAAAGGGAATATGAAATTCCAGAGGCCTAGGCAGAAAAGATCCACACCAAGCAACAAGAAGTTGCACGTTTGGCAAGAGGTTGAGAGAACAAGCTTCTTGTCTGGGGATGGGCAGGACATACTCAAATCTCCAAAAGGACATGCCCATATTGAAGACTCCAGTGATGATTCTGAAAATGAAAGTTTTGGTAGAATTAACAGTGGAGCAGCCACTTCGTCATCTGCACCATCTATATCTTTAACTTCGTTGAAAAGTTCATTGGCAGTAGATACTTTTTTCAAGTTGAAATGTGAG GTGTTGGGTGCAAATATTGTGAAGAGTGGCTCAAAAACATTTGCTGTATATTCGATATCTGTGACGGATGCAAATAACAATAGTTGGTCAATCAAACGAAG ATTTCGTCATTTTGAGGAGCTACATCGGCGTTTAAAAGAGTTTCCTCAGTATAACCTTCATTTGCCACCAAAGCATTTTCTGTCAAGCGGTTTGGATTTACTTGTTGTTCAAGAAAGATGTAAATTGCTTGACAAATACATAAAG GAGCTCATGCAGCTTCCAACAATCTCAGGGTCCATTGAAGTTTGGGACTTTTTAAGTGTCGATTCCCAG ACTTATTTATTTACAAATTCATTTTCTATAATCGAAACACTGTCAG TTGGCCTAGATGATAAGCAATCTGAAAAGAGTAAAAGGGTTTTGAATTTCGGTGAACCTGTGGTTGACCCATCTTCCTTGAAAAGGGAACAAATTGGCATTGGAATTAGGGATTCTACTTTACAAGTGAAGAATAATGCTGTTGGAGATGGGCAAAGATTAAATGCAAAAGGCTCTTCTTCTGTCAAAAATCGTGGTAAAGATTTTGGAAAGCCACTCAATACTCCTAGCACATGTTCAGGCACTGGAGGACCAAAACAGGCATCTTCTCTTATTAACTCAGGAAGGACTTCAAAAGGGAGAAAGGAACAGGAATCTGAATTGTTTCTTGATGCTGCTACAGACCCTACCCTTCCTACAGAG TGGGTGCCTCCAAATTTAAGTGTTCCGATATTAGATCTGGTAGATGTCATTTTTCAGCTCCAAGATGGTGGATGGATCAG GCGTAAGGCTTTTTGGGTGGCTAAACAAATTCTACAACTAGGGATGGGTGACGCCTTCGATGACTGGTTAATTGAGAAAATTCAGCTTTTGCGTAAGGGATCGATTGTTGCTTCTGGGATTAAGCGAGTTGAGCAG ATACTCTGGCCTGACGGAATATTTATAAGCAAGCATCCAAAGCGAAGACCGCAGCCATCTACAAATTTACCACAGAATTCACCTCAGGGCCAGAGACCTTCAGAAATATCATCACCTAGACTTGATGAGCAGCAGCAACAGGATGCAGATCGACGTGCAAAGTTTGTTTATGAATTAATGATTG ATAATGCGCCGGCTGCTATTGTCAGTCTTGTTGGTACCAAGGAGTATGACAAATGTGCCAAGGATCTCTATTACTTTCTTCAG TCATCTGTTTGCTTAAAGCAACTGGCTTATGACCTTATTGAGCTGCTGCTTTCATCTGCATTTCCAGAGTTGGAATATGTATTTAAGGAGGTGCATGAAGAAAAACATAAATTTGGTGAGTTCAAAGCACAATAG